The Salvelinus sp. IW2-2015 linkage group LG15, ASM291031v2, whole genome shotgun sequence genome includes a region encoding these proteins:
- the LOC111973647 gene encoding uncharacterized protein isoform X5, which produces MEFWSPHRTLVEHMGEMRDRMATLWPLVREHMLEAQTRVYNRGAQRRDFQPGDKVLVLVPTSEYTFLARWNGPYEVIEKATTETEPAEVTMEEQLSQVKKQELRELVGRKQDVFSSEPGHTDLAQHHHRTQEKGEVETLPHTGSKERGCQDRGKNDVGS; this is translated from the exons atggagttttggtcgCCCCACCGAACCTTGGTGGAGCACATGGGAGAAATGAGAGATCGGATGGCAACCCTGTGGCCCCTGGTACGGGAACACATGCTGGAGGCCCAAACGAGGGTGTACAACAGAGGGGCACAGCGAAGGGACTTTCAGCCAGGAGACAAAGTGTTGGTGTTGGTCCCCACCTCAGAATATACGTTTTTGGCCCGATGGAATGGGCCATACGAAGTCATTGAGAAG GCTACCACAGAGACCGAGCCGGCAGAGGTGACAATGGAGGAGCAGCTGAGTCAAGTCAAGAAGCAGGAGCTGAGGGAGTTGGTRGGCCGAAAACAGGATGTGTTCTCCAGTGAACCAGGACACACCGATCTGGCACAGCATCATCACCGAACCCAGGAAAAAGGTGAAGTTGAGACCCTACCGCATACCGGAAGCAAGGAGAGAGGCTGTCAGGACCGAGGTAAAAACGATGTTGGAAGCTGA
- the LOC111973647 gene encoding uncharacterized protein isoform X4 — MEFWSPHRTLVEHMGEMRDRMATLWPLVREHMLEAQTRVYNRGAQRRDFQPGDKVLVLVPTSEYTFLARWNGPYEVIEKKATTETEPAEVTMEEQLSQVKKQELRELVGRKQDVFSSEPGHTDLAQHHHRTQEKGEVETLPHTGSKERGCQDRGKNDVGS; from the exons atggagttttggtcgCCCCACCGAACCTTGGTGGAGCACATGGGAGAAATGAGAGATCGGATGGCAACCCTGTGGCCCCTGGTACGGGAACACATGCTGGAGGCCCAAACGAGGGTGTACAACAGAGGGGCACAGCGAAGGGACTTTCAGCCAGGAGACAAAGTGTTGGTGTTGGTCCCCACCTCAGAATATACGTTTTTGGCCCGATGGAATGGGCCATACGAAGTCATTGAGAAG AAGGCTACCACAGAGACCGAGCCGGCAGAGGTGACAATGGAGGAGCAGCTGAGTCAAGTCAAGAAGCAGGAGCTGAGGGAGTTGGTRGGCCGAAAACAGGATGTGTTCTCCAGTGAACCAGGACACACCGATCTGGCACAGCATCATCACCGAACCCAGGAAAAAGGTGAAGTTGAGACCCTACCGCATACCGGAAGCAAGGAGAGAGGCTGTCAGGACCGAGGTAAAAACGATGTTGGAAGCTGA
- the LOC111973647 gene encoding uncharacterized protein isoform X1: MDRVLRSHWKYAAAYINDIVIHGSEWETHLNQVSAVVQALRKAGLTANPKKCQLGLREAEDLGYTIGKECVKPQVKKVEAIQDWPRPLTKKQVRTFVGLTSYYRRFIPHFASLASLTYLTRSRLPAQVKWTEETEKAFQNLKGALCSEPVLVTPDFSKPLVVQTDASETGGCHPITAPRRSGAAHGNADALSRRDALGSWTAPPSRSELRGEGCVADSRDR, translated from the exons ATGGACCGGGTTCTCCGATCCCATTGGAAGTATGCGGCGGCATACATCAATGATATTGTGATCCATGGGAGTGAGTGGGAGACCCATCTAAACCAGGTGAGCGCGGTAGTGCAGGCCTTACGGAAGGCGGGGCTAACAGCAAACCCAAAGAAATGTCAGCTCGGCCTACGGGAGGCTGAGGACCTGGGGTACACGATCGGGAAGGAATGCGTCAAACCCCAGGTGAAGAAAGTGGAGGCGATTCAGGACTGGCCCCGCCCCCTCACCAAGAAGCAGGTACGCACGTTTGTGGGGTTGACTagttactaccggagatttattcCCCACTTTGCCTCCCTAGCCAGCCTGACCTATCTGACTAGGAGCCGTCTGCCCGCCCAGGTGAAGTGGACcgaggagacagagaaagcctTCCAGAACCTAAAGGGAGCACTGTGTTCTGAACCRGTGCTGGTGACACCGGACTTCTCCAAACCACTGGTGGTTCAGACCGATGCATCCGAAACGGGTGGGTGCCATCCTATCACAGCTCCAAGAAG ATCAGGTGCAGCCCATGGAAATGCCGATGCCCTCTCCAGGAGGGATGCTCTAGGGAGCTGGACCGCCCCTCCCTCCCGGTCTGAGCTGAGGGGGGAGGGATGTGTGGCAGACAGCAGGGATAGGTGA